Proteins encoded in a region of the Clostridium butyricum genome:
- a CDS encoding SufB/SufD family protein, whose translation MDDIQKNLLKEISDLHSIPEGAFNIRIDGAVALRNTTANVDIVPKKDKSGIDIYIKENTKNESVHIPVILSQTGMTELVYNDFHIGENADVTIVAGCGIHNEGSEKAEHDGIHTFYIGKNAKVKYVEKHYGEGDGTGERVLNPETIVNIEDGGYMEMETTQIKGVDSTKRTTKAILEDNATLVIKEKIMTHGSQFAETEFEVDLNGENSSTNVISRSVAKDNSKQVFLSKINGNNKCAGHTECDAIIMDNACVKAIPEITANNIDASLIHEAAIGKIAGEQLIKLMTLGLTEKEAEEQIVSGFLK comes from the coding sequence ATGGATGATATACAAAAAAATTTACTAAAGGAAATTTCAGATTTACATAGTATTCCAGAAGGTGCTTTCAACATAAGAATTGATGGAGCTGTAGCACTTAGAAATACAACTGCTAATGTAGATATAGTACCTAAGAAGGATAAAAGTGGAATAGACATCTATATAAAGGAAAATACTAAAAATGAAAGTGTTCATATTCCAGTTATTTTAAGTCAGACAGGAATGACGGAACTTGTTTATAATGATTTCCATATAGGAGAAAATGCAGATGTTACTATAGTTGCAGGATGTGGAATTCATAATGAAGGAAGTGAAAAAGCTGAACATGATGGTATTCATACATTTTATATAGGGAAAAATGCAAAGGTAAAATATGTTGAAAAACATTATGGTGAAGGTGATGGAACTGGAGAAAGAGTATTGAATCCTGAAACAATAGTTAATATAGAAGATGGTGGCTACATGGAAATGGAAACTACTCAAATTAAAGGTGTAGACTCAACAAAAAGAACTACAAAGGCAATATTAGAAGATAATGCAACCTTAGTTATAAAGGAAAAAATAATGACTCATGGCAGTCAATTTGCAGAAACGGAATTTGAAGTTGATTTAAATGGTGAAAATTCTAGTACCAATGTTATTTCAAGATCTGTTGCAAAAGATAATTCAAAACAGGTGTTTTTATCTAAAATAAATGGAAATAATAAATGTGCAGGTCATACTGAATGTGATGCAATAATAATGGATAATGCATGTGTTAAAGCAATTCCTGAAATAACAGCTAATAATATTGATGCAAGTCTAATACATGAAGCTGCTATAGGAAAGATTGCAGGAGAGCAACTTATAAAACTTATGACGCTTGGTTTAACAGAAAAAGAAGCAGAAGAACAGATTGTAAGTGGCTTTTTAAAGTAA
- a CDS encoding ABC transporter ATP-binding protein — protein sequence MLELKNICFTVEDDKEILKDVNLTIDDSKFIAITGPNGGGKSTLAKIITGIKSPTKGQIILNGEDITNLSITERANKGISFAFQQPVRFKGITVNDLIRLAARKSITKKEACNYLHQVGLCAKEYIDREVNGSLSGGELKRIEIATIIARGTKLSLFDEPEAGIDIWSFNNMISVFEKMRREIDGSIVIISHQERILNIADEIVLIEGGKIKSHGKKDDLLPKLLTAAGNCKFYKGEE from the coding sequence ATGTTAGAGTTAAAAAATATCTGCTTTACAGTAGAAGATGATAAAGAAATTTTAAAAGATGTTAATCTTACCATTGATGATTCGAAATTTATAGCTATTACAGGACCAAATGGTGGGGGAAAATCAACCCTTGCAAAAATAATTACAGGAATTAAATCACCTACAAAGGGTCAGATTATTTTAAATGGAGAAGATATAACAAATTTATCTATCACAGAAAGAGCAAATAAAGGAATAAGCTTTGCATTTCAGCAGCCTGTAAGATTTAAGGGGATTACAGTTAATGATCTTATAAGACTTGCTGCACGTAAAAGTATTACTAAAAAGGAAGCATGTAATTACCTACATCAAGTAGGATTGTGCGCTAAAGAATATATAGATAGAGAAGTTAATGGAAGTCTTTCAGGGGGAGAGCTTAAGAGAATTGAAATCGCGACTATAATTGCAAGAGGTACTAAGCTTTCGTTATTTGATGAGCCTGAAGCAGGAATTGATATATGGAGCTTTAATAATATGATAAGTGTGTTTGAAAAGATGAGAAGAGAAATAGATGGATCTATAGTAATAATATCTCATCAAGAAAGAATCCTTAATATTGCAGATGAGATTGTACTTATTGAAGGTGGAAAAATTAAATCTCATGGAAAAAAGGATGACTTATTACCTAAGCTACTTACAGCAGCAGGAAATTGTAAATTTTATAAAGGAGAAGAATAG
- a CDS encoding CHASE3 domain-containing protein has protein sequence MKNFIKVIFYLYIILIMPFMIYMYSTNHSISSKMQNNDMLRAKISSLDQFKESIIDMAIMSKYYLITGDQYYKTEFEKNYNTASDNINNLYNSEYITISEKSNFLSNLNSYKEIAEDNSYIVNSDNIDPSLKKQIRNLTEIETGIIDNTSNALYSSIKLSDDNSGSTMTLVSSQNNILELLGGFFTMIFLLPLYFVNKNSNLFTGIIKNFISDHFKKKSKSPSVKNEPCNDAMLQCINDSIIQNLQEKINDRNMLVSTLRIIYSHSEFMEREWTEGKNILDSVEDDLSELRNDLNSLLNKSEIPYEKFNTIENKLLEVKFLLEKLPGYHDFIMKLTEPYKSNNSR, from the coding sequence ATGAAAAATTTCATAAAAGTTATCTTCTATCTTTATATAATTCTTATTATGCCGTTTATGATTTATATGTACTCAACAAATCATTCAATTTCTTCAAAAATGCAAAACAACGACATGTTAAGAGCAAAAATATCATCACTTGATCAATTCAAAGAAAGCATTATAGATATGGCAATAATGAGTAAATACTATCTTATTACAGGAGATCAATATTATAAAACAGAATTTGAAAAAAATTATAATACTGCATCAGATAATATAAACAACCTGTATAACTCTGAATATATAACTATATCTGAAAAGAGTAATTTTCTGAGCAATTTAAATAGTTATAAAGAAATTGCTGAAGATAATTCATATATAGTAAATTCAGACAATATTGATCCCAGTTTAAAAAAACAAATTCGTAACCTTACCGAAATAGAAACTGGAATTATAGACAACACATCTAACGCTCTTTATTCCAGTATTAAACTTTCAGATGATAATAGCGGTTCTACAATGACCCTTGTCAGTAGTCAAAATAATATTCTCGAACTCTTAGGTGGGTTTTTTACTATGATTTTCCTATTACCATTATATTTTGTAAATAAAAATTCAAACCTTTTTACAGGTATAATCAAAAATTTTATATCTGATCATTTTAAAAAAAAGTCAAAATCTCCTTCAGTAAAAAACGAACCCTGTAATGATGCAATGCTTCAATGTATAAATGATAGTATAATTCAGAATTTACAAGAAAAGATTAATGACAGAAATATGCTTGTTTCTACACTACGGATAATATATTCTCACAGTGAATTTATGGAAAGAGAATGGACAGAAGGTAAAAATATTTTAGATTCAGTAGAGGATGACCTATCAGAACTTCGCAATGATCTTAATTCCTTATTAAATAAATCTGAAATTCCTTATGAAAAATTTAACACTATAGAAAATAAATTGTTGGAAGTAAAGTTTCTTCTTGAAAAGCTTCCGGGATACCATGACTTCATAATGAAACTTACAGAACCTTATAAATCAAATAATTCAAGGTAG
- the pepT gene encoding peptidase T: MKAYERLLNYVKVYTTSDEESTSHPTTQRQFDLAKILVEEMKALKIQDVRCDENCYVYGYIPATKGYENKKAIGLIAHLDTAPAACGENVKPQIIENYDGNDIVLKGNNSILSPKRFPHLKNLVGRTLITTDGTTLLGADDKAGIAEILTACEIILNENIPHGKICIGFTPDEEVGLGAHLFNVKEFGADFAYTIDGGVEGEISYENFNAAMAKVEISGVSVHPGSAKNTMVNALNVAIEFNSMLPACERPEYTEGYEGFYYLEKLNGNTDNACAEYIIRDHDSEKFKVKKDTIKLAEKLLNEKYGDGTVKVTLKEQYKNMVEHIKPCFHLIDNAVESMKELGVEPVIEPIRGGTDGATLSYMGLPCPNLGTGGFAYHGEFEHISVEGMDMATDIIVNILKKYAEADD, translated from the coding sequence ATGAAAGCATACGAACGTTTATTAAATTATGTAAAAGTTTATACAACATCAGATGAAGAATCTACAAGTCATCCTACTACACAAAGACAGTTTGATCTTGCAAAGATTTTGGTAGAAGAAATGAAGGCACTAAAAATACAAGATGTAAGATGCGATGAAAACTGCTATGTATATGGATATATACCTGCAACAAAAGGATATGAAAACAAAAAAGCAATAGGACTTATTGCTCATTTAGATACTGCACCTGCTGCATGTGGAGAAAATGTAAAACCACAGATAATAGAAAATTATGATGGAAATGATATCGTATTAAAGGGAAATAACAGCATACTTTCTCCAAAAAGATTTCCACATTTAAAAAACTTAGTAGGAAGAACTTTAATAACTACAGATGGAACAACTCTTCTTGGAGCTGATGATAAAGCCGGTATAGCTGAAATTCTTACAGCATGTGAGATAATATTAAATGAAAATATTCCACACGGTAAGATATGTATAGGATTTACTCCAGATGAAGAAGTAGGACTTGGAGCTCATCTATTTAATGTAAAAGAATTTGGAGCTGACTTCGCGTATACAATAGATGGTGGAGTTGAAGGTGAAATTTCTTATGAAAACTTTAATGCTGCTATGGCAAAAGTTGAAATAAGCGGTGTCTCAGTTCATCCTGGAAGTGCAAAAAATACAATGGTAAATGCATTGAATGTTGCAATTGAATTTAATTCTATGTTGCCAGCATGTGAAAGACCTGAATATACAGAAGGATATGAAGGATTTTATTATTTAGAAAAACTTAATGGTAATACAGATAATGCATGTGCTGAATATATAATAAGAGATCATGATTCAGAGAAATTTAAAGTTAAGAAAGATACTATAAAACTTGCTGAAAAACTTCTTAATGAAAAATATGGCGATGGAACTGTAAAAGTTACATTAAAAGAACAATACAAAAATATGGTTGAACACATAAAACCATGTTTCCATTTAATAGATAATGCAGTTGAATCTATGAAAGAGTTAGGTGTTGAACCTGTTATAGAGCCAATCAGAGGTGGTACAGATGGAGCAACATTAAGTTATATGGGATTACCATGTCCAAATCTTGGTACTGGGGGATTTGCATATCATGGCGAATTTGAACATATAAGTGTTGAAGGTATGGATATGGCTACTGATATAATAGTTAACATATTAAAGAAATACGCAGAAGCTGATGATTAG
- a CDS encoding FapA family protein, translating to MEVGAKVFQGRIIINDGEADEKITIKAGKNICLKINDIDCEPFGIYEVTSKDKIECECIKTESKRNVHIRISEDKMKAYIKIDYIPEIQYKLKDRDVFMNLAVAAEEGELTEPPHFTVEELKNILKENGIIYGLDEEALYEASFGNSKEMLVARGDAPVTNIPSDIKLFFTPSQMVFPDPDSDEKIDYKNLFRISNVYAGNKIAEIIPEVPGKDGINVLGQVCKREYIRSLPINIKSGCKIENNDVIALIDGKAHISNNTISVNKVYAVENVNMETCNIKFSGDIEVYDSVSDNMAVKAGGSLDVSRNVNTSSVTAGTITILGNAIKSNIFSGQIDIEKKEYSEVLIKFKEILNDIVQIVVQTNRSDQSVSFPEMIKSLTELRFVDFQKIALNIVSLNIKNKIKHNKLVDYIKDHVLGYNILNLKSIYELNKLLEIVDNEIEFYDKNIIVPLDVRIGYCQDCEIKSTGNIIIGGRGEYTSNLNAMKDILFTQRDSVARGGILSAGGNISAGIIGSAASVSTILNVPLTGKITATGAYKNTTFCFGKKKITIERDMENINAFYNYEIREIQIVSSGL from the coding sequence ATGGAAGTTGGTGCAAAGGTTTTTCAAGGTAGAATTATTATAAATGATGGTGAAGCCGATGAAAAAATCACAATCAAAGCAGGGAAAAATATATGCTTGAAAATAAATGATATTGATTGTGAACCTTTTGGAATATATGAGGTTACATCAAAGGATAAAATTGAATGTGAATGTATAAAAACAGAAAGCAAAAGGAATGTCCATATAAGAATATCTGAAGATAAGATGAAAGCGTATATAAAGATTGATTATATACCAGAAATACAGTATAAGCTTAAAGATAGAGATGTCTTTATGAATCTTGCTGTTGCTGCAGAAGAGGGAGAATTAACAGAACCACCTCACTTTACTGTAGAAGAACTTAAGAATATATTAAAAGAAAATGGGATTATTTATGGTTTAGATGAAGAGGCATTATATGAAGCCTCCTTTGGGAATAGTAAAGAGATGCTTGTAGCACGAGGGGATGCTCCAGTTACTAACATACCAAGTGACATAAAATTGTTCTTTACTCCGTCACAGATGGTTTTTCCAGATCCTGATTCTGATGAGAAGATTGATTATAAAAATCTTTTTAGAATATCTAATGTATATGCAGGCAATAAAATAGCTGAAATAATTCCAGAGGTTCCAGGAAAAGATGGAATTAATGTATTAGGACAAGTATGTAAACGTGAATACATTCGAAGTTTACCTATAAATATTAAATCAGGATGCAAAATTGAAAATAATGATGTTATAGCTTTAATTGATGGAAAAGCTCATATTTCTAATAATACAATAAGTGTAAACAAGGTTTATGCAGTTGAAAATGTAAATATGGAAACCTGTAATATAAAATTTTCAGGAGATATTGAAGTATATGATAGTGTAAGCGATAATATGGCAGTTAAGGCTGGAGGCTCGTTGGATGTGAGCAGAAATGTTAATACGTCAAGTGTTACTGCAGGGACTATTACAATACTTGGAAATGCGATAAAATCAAATATTTTTTCAGGTCAGATAGATATTGAAAAAAAAGAATATTCAGAAGTTTTAATAAAATTTAAAGAAATTCTTAATGATATAGTTCAGATTGTAGTGCAGACAAATAGAAGTGACCAATCAGTTAGTTTCCCTGAAATGATAAAGTCCCTCACAGAGTTAAGATTTGTAGATTTTCAGAAAATAGCACTAAATATAGTTTCATTGAACATAAAAAATAAAATTAAACATAATAAGCTTGTTGATTATATAAAAGACCATGTTTTGGGATATAATATATTAAATTTGAAATCTATTTATGAATTAAATAAACTTCTTGAAATAGTCGATAATGAAATTGAATTTTATGATAAGAATATAATTGTTCCATTAGATGTAAGAATAGGCTATTGTCAAGATTGTGAGATAAAATCAACTGGAAACATAATAATCGGAGGAAGAGGAGAGTATACTTCTAATTTAAATGCAATGAAAGATATTCTATTTACCCAAAGAGACTCAGTTGCAAGAGGTGGTATTTTATCTGCAGGAGGAAATATAAGTGCGGGAATAATTGGAAGTGCTGCATCTGTAAGTACCATACTTAATGTACCATTGACAGGTAAAATTACAGCAACAGGTGCATATAAAAACACTACATTTTGTTTTGGAAAGAAAAAAATTACAATAGAAAGAGATATGGAAAATATCAATGCATTTTATAATTATGAAATACGTGAAATACAAATAGTATCATCAGGTTTGTAG